In a genomic window of Halomonas denitrificans:
- a CDS encoding LptF/LptG family permease — translation MKVLDRYLMTRLVRGYGGMALAVGALVWLTALLDALGEAGGRSNMLGTLWSATTAVPVQLIDLLPVVTVLATASVLAGLQAQRELTVMRAAGTSLLHVTRLALVPALAVALAALAALQFLAPVLYPPGERIEQGQAAAPGESSLWHPWHGLWVRSDVDFMNVGRFDPGQLPGEIAIYEFDEDGAFERQIRAERAVPAPQTWTLEEVTVKRIDDVGRPRIERHDTYRWSSFLTARQLELFRQPPSSLPLSDLWTYVASLKDRAQDASEFELVLWRRITLPLAGIGMVLIAAALAASPGKGRGFSLKLVAAIGIGLGYHLLAGMAGFFALVTDLPPAPVVLVPPLLLVAVATVLLARSR, via the coding sequence GTGAAGGTGCTCGACCGCTACCTGATGACGCGACTGGTCCGCGGCTACGGCGGCATGGCGTTGGCCGTCGGCGCCCTGGTCTGGCTGACCGCGCTGCTCGACGCCCTGGGCGAGGCCGGCGGCCGCTCGAACATGCTCGGCACGCTGTGGTCGGCCACGACCGCCGTGCCCGTACAGCTGATCGACCTCCTGCCGGTGGTCACGGTGCTGGCGACCGCGAGCGTGCTCGCCGGCCTGCAGGCCCAGCGCGAACTGACGGTGATGCGGGCCGCCGGAACGTCGCTGCTCCACGTGACCCGGTTGGCCCTGGTTCCCGCGCTGGCGGTCGCGCTGGCCGCGCTGGCCGCCCTGCAGTTCCTGGCCCCGGTGCTCTATCCGCCCGGCGAGCGCATCGAACAGGGCCAGGCGGCCGCGCCCGGCGAAAGCAGCCTGTGGCATCCGTGGCACGGTCTCTGGGTGCGTTCGGACGTCGACTTCATGAACGTGGGACGGTTCGATCCCGGGCAGCTTCCCGGCGAAATCGCGATCTACGAGTTCGACGAGGACGGCGCGTTCGAGCGCCAGATCCGCGCCGAGCGCGCGGTGCCGGCGCCGCAGACCTGGACCCTGGAGGAGGTCACGGTCAAGCGCATCGACGATGTCGGTCGACCGCGCATCGAACGGCACGACACCTACCGCTGGTCGTCGTTCCTGACCGCACGTCAGCTCGAGCTGTTCCGGCAACCACCGTCCAGCCTGCCCTTGTCCGACCTGTGGACCTATGTGGCCAGCCTGAAGGACCGCGCCCAGGATGCATCGGAGTTCGAGCTGGTGCTGTGGCGGCGGATCACGCTGCCGCTGGCCGGCATCGGCATGGTGCTGATCGCCGCGGCGCTGGCGGCGTCGCCCGGCAAGGGCCGCGGCTTCAGCCTCAAGCTGGTTGCGGCGATCGGGATCGGGCTGGGATACCACCTGCTGGCCGGCATGGCCGGATTCTTTGCCCTGGTCACCGACCTGCCGCCGGCGCCGGTGGTCCTGGTCCCGCCGTTGCTGCTGGTGGCTGTTGCGACCGTACT